The stretch of DNA GCTCGCGTTGCGGTATCCGCTCATCACGGTATACCCCGCGCAAAACAGTGGCGCGGCTATGCGCCAGTCAAGGGCCTCCGGCAGCAACGTACACCCCGCGGCGCGCGCGATCATGAACTCGCGGTGCCCGCCACCCAATGTCATCCACGAATACTGATCGGCGCAATAATCCGGCTTGCGGATCTGGCACCAGCGGCACCGACCGCACCCTTCCTGAACCCACGACACGCCGACCCGGTCGCCAATACGCAGACTCGTCACGCCCGGCCCCAATGCGTCCACAACGCCGACTGGCTCGTGTCCAAGCACCCACGGACTCGCCAGCGGTAATATTCCGGTCCAATAATGGATGTCGGTCCCGCACACCCCACTCGCGCGGGTGGAGATTCGCACCTCGCAAGGGCCCGGTTCCGGCATATCCTCGTCGCGAACCTCAAACGGGCGGCGCGGTCCGGAAAAATAGACTGATTTCATACGCCCCCGAATTTCGCCATACCGAAGGAATACAAATGTCCGCGCAAAACGTGGGCACATTGCCCGCAGCCGCACCTTGGCGCGCAAAGGTCTTCAACGAATCTGGTGAAAAAATGGCGGAGGGTGTGGGACTCGAACCCACAAGCCCGAAGGCGCCGGTTTTCAAGACCGGTGGATTGCCAGTTATCCTAACCCTCCGCGGGCGGATCGATGGTAGTTTACCGCATCGCGCACCGTACGCGCACCGTCGACGGTCTTTTCAAAACTGGTATACTCGTCTGAATTGGAGACGCTAATTCCGGATGGTTCACGAAATTGAAGTACTCTGCCTGAGCGCCGCTGCGATTGGACTGGTCCACACGTTGCTCGGTCCAGACCACTACCTGCCGTTCATCATGTTGAGCCGGGCGCAGGGGTGGTCTTTGGCCAAGACCGTGCGCGTCACGTTGCTCTGCGGCGCAGGGCATGTAGCCAGTTCCGTGCTGCTCGGGTGCGTGGGGGCCGCGGCCGGTCTCGCCATAACCCGGCTCGAAGCCATTGAAACCATCCGCGGCGGCCTTGCCGCGTGGGTGCTGGCGGGGTTTGGGTTCGCGTATATGCTTTGGGGCATACGCGCGGCGTATCGCAATCGGCCGCACACGCATTGGCATGCGCACGAGGCCGGCGCGGTCCATACGCACGAACATGTCCACGATCCGGCCCACGCGCACGTCCACGGCAACGTGTCCCGCGTTACGCCGTGGGTGCTGTTTACCGTGTTCATTCTCGGGCCTTGCGAACCGTTGATTCCGCTGCTCATGTATCCCGCGGCGCAGCACAGCGTGTGGGGTGTCGCATGCGTGACAGCAGTCTTCGGTCTCGTGACGCTCGCGGCGATGACGGCCGCTGTGTTGGTTGCTTTGCGCGGAGCGAGTCTCGTACGGCTCGGCGCGCTCGAGCGTTACACGCATGCGCTCGCTGGCGCGACGCTTT from Candidatus Hydrogenedentota bacterium encodes:
- a CDS encoding sulfite exporter TauE/SafE family protein encodes the protein MVHEIEVLCLSAAAIGLVHTLLGPDHYLPFIMLSRAQGWSLAKTVRVTLLCGAGHVASSVLLGCVGAAAGLAITRLEAIETIRGGLAAWVLAGFGFAYMLWGIRAAYRNRPHTHWHAHEAGAVHTHEHVHDPAHAHVHGNVSRVTPWVLFTVFILGPCEPLIPLLMYPAAQHSVWGVACVTAVFGLVTLAAMTAAVLVALRGASLVRLGALERYTHALAGATLCAAGLSMRFLGL